The window agagtttctcacataagatccacacaaaacctttattcaCGAAGcgctgagctatccggacttgTTTGAGTTTTTAATGTTATTAATATGGTTTTTTGACactgtccggatttcaattttgcatacgAAATTGGAGTTTCTTTTGAGGGAGTATTATTTTATCTCTTTTTGGCTAATTCTTTACACATTGTAGCCAACATACTGTACGCAACGTTCTTGTAAAAGAAAAACATGCAACTCCTTTTAACCCCTTTAGCCCTTATTTACTTCGTACGACGGTATCCGGATTCCACTTTTGCTcactgtatgtacatatgtatgcttttgtgcacgaagtaaatcggaaatatgtgtactatCAATTTTTGTACGTGCATGAACAAGTATAGAATTTGGTgttaggcaatgtttgtttgttcagggtgagcataatatctacgtctgtaatatgtacttatatcttgtagtttgaaaaaaatgtgaaggaaaATTTGGGTTtctagctatatacgaatgggaaaatgtgcgtagaaagtttctcacataagatgaacacagagcctttatacctgaaacaccagcttctgacttgttttaagAAAAACATTGTAAAGAGAGTTAATAAAATGTGTGTGCATATACAGATACATTaaagtataatatattactTGATcgataatttgcttaaacaaatATGCAAGGCATAAGATCGTATTCAAGAAAACTACACACCGGAGGAATGTCATTGTACACCTTTTGGGTATGGACGAGGTAGGTAAGCGGTGTTGATGTGTCAATATGGATCCTactcaagaagactatacagagGAAGAATGTCATTGTGCACTTTTCGGATAGGGAGGAGTTAGGTAAATGGTATTGGTGTGTCaatgtcgcctagatggttttcttgtgttttcTTATCCGATCAGAAAACGGATGTATACGAAAGATTcatcttggatgcatctacttatttgatcctcacttcctaggagagcaaacatggatctattgcTCAGAATGTTGTGCGTATTTACTTTCATTCAACTTGCCATAGACGAATTTttaagcatcattcgctcactgattccattaagatccattaaaATTAaaccgaaatgaatctttaaggaagctctgcaTTTGCTGTGTAATATCTATTGTTATGACAGATACACGTGCTTGCAACAACTCGCGGCCATGTGCTTGTACTCAACCACTTGGGTCCACATAAATGCACTCCATCAAATTCACGGCGCTATCACAATTTTGCTCGCATAACTCCCGTCGCGGTCGAAgatgtgcaagacttttccgtctccataaaattgcaaagaatgtgctgggatttgaatctcctgtgtatatAATCTTGTCGATCGTACTGGAAACATTCATATATACAATACTTCATATTTTTTGCGTGTATAATACAGACACTATGCATATAGTACATCGCAATAAATCCACCCAATATTACCAGTTTATGTTTGAATCAAATCGCACACCTCACTAAGATGGATGTGTAGCGTGCTGTCTGAAATGCAGTGCTAATATCTGTCGCTTCAATTGAGTCGATTCGGTTTGGCTGACTTTTCTAAGTTGATTCGCCTCTTTTGCGACAAATCGCATCGCTCACATGAATGAATTGACTGGTTCATTTGAGTCGACTCTCTCATGAGTTATAGATCTTAATTGGTAGCAGTAACAACGGTTTGCTGCATTCTGGAACAGCTTAAGATTCCTTTCTTAAGGCAAGCTTACTACTAGCAGATAAACTAGATTTGGTTTatagattttataatttttgcttGTTTTGTATTTCAGGATGATGATGTTGCAGCCGTGAAGGATGGCGCTTTGAGCATTCATCGCTTGAAAAAATGTTTGGATGACCCACATGCTCGTGAAATCACCACGCTTAAGATGGAAATTCAGGAAATTATGAAGGGCAACTATCAATATTTCATGCAGAAGGAAATCTTCGAACAATCTGAGTCCGTTGTGAATACCATGCGTGGCCGTGTTAACTTCGAGAATGGTACTGTAACCTTAGGCGGTATTAAAGATTACATTCCAGAAATTAAGCGTTGCAGACGCCTGATGCTGATTGGTTGCGGCACTTCATACCATAGTGCCGTAGCAACTCGGCAGCTACTTGAAGAGCTTACTGAACTGCCTGTTATGGTTGAACTGGCATCAGACTTTTTGGATCGCAACACGCCCATTTTCCGTGATGATGTTTGCTTCTTTATTTCACAGTCAGGTGAAACTGCAGATACTCTGATGGCTCTGAGGTACTGTAAACAACGTGGTGCCTTGATTGTTGGTATAACCAACACAGTAGGTTCATCGATTTGTCGTGAGTCACATTGTGGTGTACATATCAATGCTGGACCTGAAATAGGTGTGGCCTCTACAAAAGCATACACATCGCAATTCATTTCATTAGTAATGTTCGGACTAGTAATGTCTGAAGATCGTATATCCCTGCAACAACGTCGGCAGGAGATCATCAAAGGTTTAGCAGGATTGGAGAGCGCAATTCGCAAGGTCTTGAAATTAGATCCGCTTGTTTTGGAGATGGCGAAGGACTTGTATCAGCACAAGTCTTTATTGATTATGGGCCGAGGTTACAACTTTGCAACATGTTTGGAAGGAGCATTGGTAAGCTTTATCCGGAAATTCACTTAATAATCTTCGTTAACTTTTCATCTTTTCTGCGTCATTTTAGAAAGTCAAAGAGTTGACCTATATGCACAGTGAAGGCATCATGGCCGGTGAATTAAAACATGGACCCCTCGCTTTAGTCGATGATTCTATGCCAGTCCTAATGATAATCCTTCGGGACCCTGTCTATGCAAAATGTATGAATGCACTACAGCAAGTTACAGCGCGAGAAGGACGGCCTATTTTGATATGTGAAGAGGGCGATGAAGAAACAAAATCATTCTCATCACGCGCTCTTGAAATCCCAAGAATTGTCGATTGTTTGCAggtaaatataaagaaaaaataaaatcccgTTTCGGGCAGTTTAACTTAGCAAGAGTTAGGAGTAATTCGTAACCTAGGGCCCGTTTTTTCTGTCGAGCTTTCGAGCGCTTACTCGCATTGAAAATCATCCTCAGAGACTGACTGATCGACTCATTTACTCTCTCTCTAACGAACgaattattgaaattttatggcATTCCATAGAAAGCTGAAATGCAGTGCCTGACAATAAAATGTCCGCTAAACTATTGTACTTTCGGTCTAGGTTTGTATTGTACTAGTAGAAAACAAGGTATGCAGGAGGGGGATGAAATACACATGTACACAAGCAACTTGTTCAGGAAAGATTCACTTATTGAATACATTAAATTCTTTTCCcagtatttttttctgtttttaattcATTGTAATACCGCGGTAATGACAGATGCAAAAATTGTGGTCAGCGATTTCTACAAATTTTCGAGCAAATTATACGGAATGTCATTAATCACCTTTCGAGTCTACCAGCCTCTTATCGATTTGCTCCGCAATCGGCGCTTCATAAACGCCTGTAAGTATTCTATAGGGCACAGATCTGGAATCCTGCCCATGGAAGCGACAGTATGTAGAATAAAAAATTCTAGCCGGAAAAAAACTTGGAATACATACAAAAGAGCTCCAAGAAACGAAGCCGATCGTTTCGGAATATCACTTACCGAGGTGTTAATAAAATTAatcgaaaatattaaattgggcATAATGCGGTTTTCAActattcttttataattttctgcGTTGATAATAGCCTTTAATAACCCGAAGCGACCCACCCCGCTGAATGTTATGGTTGCTCACATTATTACTGCATACAGTTTGTACAAGACACTGGAGGTTAATTATTTTTGGGCTAGGAACGTACTGCCAGATCCGAACAAATTAGTTGAAAGAACTAATAGCGGCAATTTGGCGTCCGGGCAAAGTGTAAATTATGTTGCACAACCACCAAGTTTAATACAGAATGCTTGGGTTGTTTGAAGCTGTGGTAGTTACCATAAACTCCTACTGAGGGCATAACGCATCAGTCACAGTTTCTCAGGGAAAATCGTAAAAGTTTGCATCTTCGTAGGAAATATGAAAGTTTAATGATTAGGAAACAGATGTATAGCCCAGTTTGGAAAATTGGCCACCGTCGATCATTCAGATTCATCTGCCCTTAAGTCACACTTTCTCGAAGTTGCCtaagattttcaaaatatgtaccAGAATTCTTGTTTACATATATTCCGTACAATAAACACTTCCTGCGCTCTTGGAATGTAACGGTAcgctaggaagcaatgtggtcagtgttGTGCTCGTTCAGGGTTATTACTCTGATTAAACTAAATTACTTATTTACAGCTTAATGCACGTTTGTTTCTGTCTTCGATGAGTTTTCCTCGCGGGATTTTTCACCTCGAAAACCAATACTCACGCCCGCTCGTGATTTCAATTGAAGTGAGACAATATATCTAACTCTCCCTTGGAAATAGCGTGATCGCAAGTAGTAAATATTGCTTCATCCCTTTTATTCATTCGTGAGCATAGCTTGGTTGCCAACTACTTGTACAATAACTTTCCCTTGATAAGCCGGTTCCGTTCGGCTTTCGGTTACACTATTCATTTTGGatcttaccattgacttcaattGCTAGGTTATTAAATCAATCACTCCTCATGGCGCCATAGCGGATAATAGCTCAGTAAGCTTTATTTTGTGTTAAGGTGTTAGGAGTCTTGGCCTGATAGTAAATTATTCGGGAAACTTTTATGTGCTAGGTAGCCAACATACTTCCAAATATCATCTGTATCTCTTGTGTGTAAATATACCGGACAGAGACAGCAATGAACGTTGTTTTCTTCTTGCtatctttttttgtttctatgatTTAATCGATGCATATCCATTAAACGAGTTTCGAATAAGAggaatttcaaaaaatgttcTTTATGGAATACGGGACCGATGTTCTAAGTAGATTGCCGAATTTCTGCTGACAGCTTATTTGATACAGTCTCCTTCAGTGTCAAAACGCTTTCGTTTTTCGCACATTTCAGaggtattttttattttatcagtTCTTTGTTGTGTTcgcttattatatatatatcacaCTTTTTGAGTAATTTTGGAATCGTGACTATAACTATTGTCAAGTTTTCCCATCGTACCACAGAAGAGCAGCGTCAACTGGTAATTCATCGCTTTAAAAGAGCACGGTGTTCGCAAAATTGCTGGCATTGTCAATTTAAGGACCTATAATGTATGGCATataattgtgtccggatagctgaatggttagagcacaaggctgtcgtacggacaccagtcgactcagctgtgaatgagtacctgagtcaaatcagactTCAAGAAAGTCTTACTGCGAGAATCCCAAAAAAATTACTTCCGATTTTTCATAAAAGCTCCTTAACTCAATGCCAAATAGCCTCCCGGCAGTTATTAAAGCGAAAGGATATCAAACTAAATAACAATTGCGACACAAGCTTTATTTAACAATAATTTGAAACTGTATCAAATAAGCTGTCACATAAAATATTCTACTTGTTCTACGTTTTCTAGCTCTTGCACAGTTAtgttttgaaaaatgaaaaatgtcaaCAACAAACTGTTTACCTAAATACgtgtttatttaaaataaattttattttctattcacCAGGGAATTCTCACCGTTATACCAATGCAGTTGCTCTCATAccatattgccgtcttgcgagGATGTAATGTTGATTGTCCGCGAAATTTAGCTAAATCTGTAACAGTAGAATAAAATCAAATCAgtttttatagatttttcgtGTCATTGTAACTCACTCTATCTACTTTTGTCACTATTGTAGAAGAGAATGAAATTTATTATACATAACAAACAGCAAAATGagataaatgaaaaataagtcAAAAGAACGTAAATGGAGTCGAAAAGACACATTTTATATTCCGTGAACCTACCGAATAGAGGACAACCGAACGTTCTATTATTTTTTCGTTATATGTAcaacatatttatatatatgattTCACTTAAAACCAAATAAGCAGCTTAGCTATTCTCGATTAAtctttgtttttgctttcttaATTTGCTTTTACTTCAAATCTGCAGTACTTAGTTTTACCCTTCAATCGAGTTGAATAATACATTGCTTATATTTTGCccaaattattaaatatttaaacaaataatttCTTAACGCTTTCAAGTAAATCGGTAAATAATCAACTTCGTTATTGATTTGCGGCATTTTTTAAACAGTCAGATAGTCCCTCTTCAAGGCTAACCGTAAATTTCGTTTCAAGTTACgcatttttatatattattcgcatgaataaaacaaaaaaaacatggaaGATTCCACCCAAAACAGCCaatgttttttataaaaaattccaaaatcgCAATTTCGAAAGTTATTATCATTCCTTATAAGAATTGAGTAAATTCTTCTTTCGAGTGAGGGTTACTTGTTTCTGTACATCTCATTTATAACAAAATTCCTTTGGTAGATAAGTTGTAAAATTTACTATGCTTCTGCTCtcttttgttgaaatttcagatagaaaaatgttatcaAATTGTATTGTCggtattctttcatattttgtttGCATTCTCGTTCTTGTTTACTTTGTTTTACTTAATAGAAGCTATACCGAAGGGAAAATATACATCAATTAaagattttgtatttatttttactaAGAATTCTTCGAAAACTATATACATTGTACTTAAAAATCATTCAAGGAAACtagcaatatttttttaattcactatttttttttttatttctggatAAAGAGACAGGTAGAGCAAATTAGCATTATCCTTTATCTACTTTTTATTATATAGGGTAAAATTAAACCCTTTTTGatgtttataaatacatttaatCTCAATAAAACaatggatattttttctttctattttgaaCATACTTTAATCCAAACCAACTTGCAGCCTTCATTAAGAGATTACACATGTGCACCAAATGGACACACTTGATTCTGATATTCGTAATGCGAATATAGCATTAATTTGATTATTCAGTAAAACAATATATCATTTCTGCCATATTgcattttagaaaaaaagttaTCTAATGCAAAGAATGcaaaacttttgaaaatataacttactttgttttttttcagatcttaatAGACACTTTTGTTAATTTGTTTGCATGTTTAAACACCTTCTGTTCGTTTaacttttctttctattttggtTATGCCAAGGGCATCAGACGGACGAAAAGCTGAAACCTTTCGAGAATATTAATTCACTACAAAGTAGATGGTCTGGCTAGGAACTTCTTTGATTGCATATATTTGAAACTGGTATATTCTTAAAGGAACAGACTGGAAAAATTTCCtttagaaaaaatgtttttttataaaGCCCAACTGCAGGATACTTTCAAACACTCCTTACACCATCGTATCGCTTGCACTTTGATCATGCCTTTCCACTCCTAATATAAACTCATTATAATTGAACGCCGCTGCGTGCTTCTCAGATTATTGTCTTCATCTCTTTCTCAAATCACCAATTCGGTTTCCACACTTTGTGCTAATACTATTGAAGAAGTAAAACTCCTCCATTACATAGCTTTCCCCTAGCTTAGGTTCAAATAATGGGGGGTTTGAACTTAGATGCCATTTGCACCCTTGTTGTGTTTGCCGCTTTGGGTCACGCTGCTCGGAGCGAAGAGCTGAAGcaatgtctgatgagttgcctctgccctggacgaatccGCCGGTCTTTCTTTCTCAATATGAAGAagttaatctacaacagatacaaataattcgggataccggaagttggccgcttcaggtaaaaggttttgtgttcatcttatgtgagaagaaTATAAATATGCCTCGGGCAAGAAAGAATATAAATATGCCTCGGGCGAAAAGGAATACATATATGCAgttaaagtaaataccactggtactaACAAACATGCCTGCTTATCCTTAAacttacatacacatgtctgtctcGAATAATTGATAATGATTTACAAATAACTAatcaagtcggaaaaccagaagcttgacgcttcaggtataaaaggttttgtgtttccctatttgAGGTGCGATGAGTACATGGCAATTCCGTGtgcatatagttaaaaatttccTTGTCCTCTGTTTGAAGGAGCCGCCTGTTCCCTCCAACTCCAGCGTCTCTGCCTGCTCCCTGACCGGCTCGACCAATCACCGGAGTTGTTTTCCTAGAGATGAGCAGGTCTCTCCGCCTATGCATAAATGTTCTCTTATTGCCTAATACTTACCTGCTCTTCCAGGCCGTATCCTTAGCCAACTTCTAGCTAATTCGCAACAccttttaattttattccacacagttttattacttttgcaaaaaTTTCTAACAATTATTCTTATTGCACTAAATTCTTCGACTGCCTTTGGTCTAGGTGAAGACCGCGACCTCGCGCCCGGCCGTTCAGACACGCACTCAAATCAATCGACAGAGTCAACTCATCATTCCACCTATTTCGCCAGCAATTTCGCGTAGCGAAGGGAGTGCAAGTAATTACATAACAAAAACTTGCACTCTGGAAAAATTGTCCTATGCCATATACAGGGCAGTTACGCCCTTCTTACATGCTTTCATAGTTTTTGACAATTGCATCGTCCTCATGCTGCTTGGACACAACCTCTCTTATCAAGGCTTACGGATACCCTATCAATCTGCTTTAAAGCGTCTTCCATAACCTCAAGTTTCGTGAGAGATTTCTTTGTCgtgcattcatcatcatcatcaacggcacaacaaccagtatccggtctaggcctgccttaataaggaactccctaaaatctgtttggtgtcctgacctatgccatcgctccatcttaagcagggtctgcctcgtcttctctttctaccatagatattgctcttatagactttccgggctggatcatcctcatccatatggattaagtgacccgcccaccgtaacttattgagccggattttatccacaacttgacggttatggtgtcgctcatagatttcgtcgttatataggctacggaatcgtccatcctcatgtagggtgccaaaattcttcgggggattcttctctcgaacgcggccaagagttcgcaaatctTCTtaccaagaacccaagtctccgaggaatacatgcggtcttgcaaggtcattgtcttgtacagttcaAAGCTctaccttatggtgagacgttccgagcggaaaagtttttgtaagttgaaataggctctgttagctggcaacaaccgtgcgcggatttcatcatcggttgttattttcgaccctagataggagaaataatcaacggtctcaaagttgtattctcctatctttattcttcccgtttgaccagtgcggtttgatgttgttgattagttggtttttggtgctgacgttgccaccatatactttgtcttgccttcattgatgtgcagcccaagatctcacgccgcctgctcgatctgcatgaaggcagtttgtatgtctcgggtggttcttcccatgatgtcaatatcttcagaataggccagtagttgggtggacttaaaaaggatcgtacctcttgtatttacgtcAGGATcatggatcattttctcgagggccaggttgtcgtagaccgttgttgatgtcgaatggtcttgagagtgatcctgctgcttttttctggcctagcacattggtcagggtcaacctagtaagtcttaccaatttcgtcgggataccgaattctctcatggccgtgtacagttttaccctggctatgctatcataggcggctttaaagtgtatgaacagatggtgcaactggtgtccatattttaaaaatttttccatcgcttgccgcagagagaaaatctgatctgttgctgaattgCCTGGAGAGAAgtttttttggtatgggccaatgatgttctatgtgtatggggctatccggccagcaagatagaggagaatatcttatagatgatactcagcaacgtgattccgctataattgctgcactgtgtgatatctacctttttatgtatgaaacagataatacctcgttgccaatcgtcaggcattgattcgctgtcccataccttgagcacaagttgatgaactacttggtgtaactggtcgcctgcaTGTTGTGTGTAGTAAATTTCATCCTCATTCTCCTACCTTAATATGCTTGACTACGACATTTGGCTTTGTTTGATAGAACTTTACCATAACTTATATAATTTTATGTTGAAATACAATTTAACATTTTCAACATGTTTAGATTTATGAGCATTACATTATTTCATTTAatggttttgaaaattttacagaTTTGATATAGCTCCTTTTCTCTTTGTTTTTCATGGCCATTTACATTCTTTCTATTTAGCAATTGCTATTTGTATGCGTTTTTGAGTTTGCCTTATTCTATGGGCTTTTTACTTCCTTTTTTTCCGGCTACCAACACATTTACGACCTAGTACACGATTTTGCACAGCTTTGTTTCCCTTTTCGCCGACTACTTGCCATACAATTTTACCCAG of the Hermetia illucens chromosome 7, iHerIll2.2.curated.20191125, whole genome shotgun sequence genome contains:
- the LOC119660816 gene encoding glutamine--fructose-6-phosphate aminotransferase [isomerizing] 2 isoform X1, whose amino-acid sequence is MCGIFAYLNYLTPKTRHEVLELLVRGLKRLEYRGYDSAGVAIDSADGKDMVLVKRSGQVKKLEEAIAEKFSDLCNEEQIDIHCGIAHTRWATHGVPSEVNAHPQRSDDHHSFVVVHNGIITNYKDVKTYLTMHGYTFESDTDTEIIAKLIHHLYKQHPQYSFRELVEQVIQQLEGAFAVAIKSKHFPGECVASRRGSPLLVGIKTKTRLATDHIPILYGKDDNVPQTKKEAETTNAQEHRPHGNAREVPLLPRTESTSEFMPLEDKQVEYFFASDAAALIEHTNRVIYLEDDDVAAVKDGALSIHRLKKCLDDPHAREITTLKMEIQEIMKGNYQYFMQKEIFEQSESVVNTMRGRVNFENGTVTLGGIKDYIPEIKRCRRLMLIGCGTSYHSAVATRQLLEELTELPVMVELASDFLDRNTPIFRDDVCFFISQSGETADTLMALRYCKQRGALIVGITNTVGSSICRESHCGVHINAGPEIGVASTKAYTSQFISLVMFGLVMSEDRISLQQRRQEIIKGLAGLESAIRKVLKLDPLVLEMAKDLYQHKSLLIMGRGYNFATCLEGALKVKELTYMHSEGIMAGELKHGPLALVDDSMPVLMIILRDPVYAKCMNALQQVTAREGRPILICEEGDEETKSFSSRALEIPRIVDCLQGILTVIPMQLLSYHIAVLRGCNVDCPRNLAKSVTVE
- the LOC119660816 gene encoding glutamine--fructose-6-phosphate aminotransferase [isomerizing] 2 isoform X3; the protein is MCGIFAYLNYLTPKTRHEVLELLVRGLKRLEYRGYDSAGVAIDSADGKDMVLVKRSGQVKKLEEAIAEKFSDLCNEEQIDIHCGIAHTRWATHGVPSEVNAHPQRSDDHHSFVVVHNGIITNYKDVKTYLTMHGYTFESDTDTEIIAKLIHHLYKQHPQYSFRELVEQVIQQLEGAFAVAIKSKHFPGECVASRRGSPLLVGIKTKTRLATDHIPILYGKEAETTNAQEHRPHGNAREVPLLPRTESTSEFMPLEDKQVEYFFASDAAALIEHTNRVIYLEDDDVAAVKDGALSIHRLKKCLDDPHAREITTLKMEIQEIMKGNYQYFMQKEIFEQSESVVNTMRGRVNFENGTVTLGGIKDYIPEIKRCRRLMLIGCGTSYHSAVATRQLLEELTELPVMVELASDFLDRNTPIFRDDVCFFISQSGETADTLMALRYCKQRGALIVGITNTVGSSICRESHCGVHINAGPEIGVASTKAYTSQFISLVMFGLVMSEDRISLQQRRQEIIKGLAGLESAIRKVLKLDPLVLEMAKDLYQHKSLLIMGRGYNFATCLEGALKVKELTYMHSEGIMAGELKHGPLALVDDSMPVLMIILRDPVYAKCMNALQQVTAREGRPILICEEGDEETKSFSSRALEIPRIVDCLQGILTVIPMQLLSYHIAVLRGCNVDCPRNLAKSVTVE
- the LOC119660816 gene encoding glutamine--fructose-6-phosphate aminotransferase [isomerizing] 2 isoform X6; the encoded protein is MCGIFAYLNYLTPKTRHEVLELLVRGLKRLEYRGYDSAGVAIDSADGKDMVLVKRSGQVKKLEEAIAEKFSDLCNEEQIDIHCGIAHTRWATHGVPSEVNAHPQRSDDHHSFVVVHNGIITNYKDVKTYLTMHGYTFESDTDTEIIAKLIHHLYKQHPQYSFRELVEQVIQQLEGAFAVAIKSKHFPGECVASRRGSPLLVGIKTKTRLATDHIPILYGKDDNVPQTKKVPLLPRTESTSEFMPLEDKQVEYFFASDAAALIEHTNRVIYLEDDDVAAVKDGALSIHRLKKCLDDPHAREITTLKMEIQEIMKGNYQYFMQKEIFEQSESVVNTMRGRVNFENGTVTLGGIKDYIPEIKRCRRLMLIGCGTSYHSAVATRQLLEELTELPVMVELASDFLDRNTPIFRDDVCFFISQSGETADTLMALRYCKQRGALIVGITNTVGSSICRESHCGVHINAGPEIGVASTKAYTSQFISLVMFGLVMSEDRISLQQRRQEIIKGLAGLESAIRKVLKLDPLVLEMAKDLYQHKSLLIMGRGYNFATCLEGALKVKELTYMHSEGIMAGELKHGPLALVDDSMPVLMIILRDPVYAKCMNALQQVTAREGRPILICEEGDEETKSFSSRALEIPRIVDCLQGILTVIPMQLLSYHIAVLRGCNVDCPRNLAKSVTVE
- the LOC119660816 gene encoding glutamine--fructose-6-phosphate aminotransferase [isomerizing] 2 isoform X4 — encoded protein: MCGIFAYLNYLTPKTRHEVLELLVRGLKRLEYRGYDSAGVAIDSADGKDMVLVKRSGQVKKLEEAIAEKFSDLCNEEQIDIHCGIAHTRWATHGVPSEVNAHPQRSDDHHSFVVVHNGIITNYKDVKTYLTMHGYTFESDTDTEIIAKLIHHLYKQHPQYSFRELVEQVIQQLEGAFAVAIKSKHFPGECVASRRGSPLLVGIKTKTRLATDHIPILYGKDDNVPQTKKEAETTNAQVPLLPRTESTSEFMPLEDKQVEYFFASDAAALIEHTNRVIYLEDDDVAAVKDGALSIHRLKKCLDDPHAREITTLKMEIQEIMKGNYQYFMQKEIFEQSESVVNTMRGRVNFENGTVTLGGIKDYIPEIKRCRRLMLIGCGTSYHSAVATRQLLEELTELPVMVELASDFLDRNTPIFRDDVCFFISQSGETADTLMALRYCKQRGALIVGITNTVGSSICRESHCGVHINAGPEIGVASTKAYTSQFISLVMFGLVMSEDRISLQQRRQEIIKGLAGLESAIRKVLKLDPLVLEMAKDLYQHKSLLIMGRGYNFATCLEGALKVKELTYMHSEGIMAGELKHGPLALVDDSMPVLMIILRDPVYAKCMNALQQVTAREGRPILICEEGDEETKSFSSRALEIPRIVDCLQGILTVIPMQLLSYHIAVLRGCNVDCPRNLAKSVTVE
- the LOC119660816 gene encoding glutamine--fructose-6-phosphate aminotransferase [isomerizing] 2 isoform X8; this encodes MCGIFAYLNYLTPKTRHEVLELLVRGLKRLEYRGYDSAGVAIDSADGKDMVLVKRSGQVKKLEEAIAEKFSDLCNEEQIDIHCGIAHTRWATHGVPSEVNAHPQRSDDHHSFVVVHNGIITNYKDVKTYLTMHGYTFESDTDTEIIAKLIHHLYKQHPQYSFRELVEQVIQQLEGAFAVAIKSKHFPGECVASRRGSPLLVGIKTKTRLATDHIPILYGKVPLLPRTESTSEFMPLEDKQVEYFFASDAAALIEHTNRVIYLEDDDVAAVKDGALSIHRLKKCLDDPHAREITTLKMEIQEIMKGNYQYFMQKEIFEQSESVVNTMRGRVNFENGTVTLGGIKDYIPEIKRCRRLMLIGCGTSYHSAVATRQLLEELTELPVMVELASDFLDRNTPIFRDDVCFFISQSGETADTLMALRYCKQRGALIVGITNTVGSSICRESHCGVHINAGPEIGVASTKAYTSQFISLVMFGLVMSEDRISLQQRRQEIIKGLAGLESAIRKVLKLDPLVLEMAKDLYQHKSLLIMGRGYNFATCLEGALKVKELTYMHSEGIMAGELKHGPLALVDDSMPVLMIILRDPVYAKCMNALQQVTAREGRPILICEEGDEETKSFSSRALEIPRIVDCLQGILTVIPMQLLSYHIAVLRGCNVDCPRNLAKSVTVE
- the LOC119660816 gene encoding glutamine--fructose-6-phosphate aminotransferase [isomerizing] 2 isoform X5; amino-acid sequence: MCGIFAYLNYLTPKTRHEVLELLVRGLKRLEYRGYDSAGVAIDSADGKDMVLVKRSGQVKKLEEAIAEKFSDLCNEEQIDIHCGIAHTRWATHGVPSEVNAHPQRSDDHHSFVVVHNGIITNYKDVKTYLTMHGYTFESDTDTEIIAKLIHHLYKQHPQYSFRELVEQVIQQLEGAFAVAIKSKHFPGECVASRRGSPLLVGIKTKTRLATDHIPILYGKEHRPHGNAREVPLLPRTESTSEFMPLEDKQVEYFFASDAAALIEHTNRVIYLEDDDVAAVKDGALSIHRLKKCLDDPHAREITTLKMEIQEIMKGNYQYFMQKEIFEQSESVVNTMRGRVNFENGTVTLGGIKDYIPEIKRCRRLMLIGCGTSYHSAVATRQLLEELTELPVMVELASDFLDRNTPIFRDDVCFFISQSGETADTLMALRYCKQRGALIVGITNTVGSSICRESHCGVHINAGPEIGVASTKAYTSQFISLVMFGLVMSEDRISLQQRRQEIIKGLAGLESAIRKVLKLDPLVLEMAKDLYQHKSLLIMGRGYNFATCLEGALKVKELTYMHSEGIMAGELKHGPLALVDDSMPVLMIILRDPVYAKCMNALQQVTAREGRPILICEEGDEETKSFSSRALEIPRIVDCLQGILTVIPMQLLSYHIAVLRGCNVDCPRNLAKSVTVE